A single genomic interval of Candidatus Bipolaricaulis anaerobius harbors:
- a CDS encoding YbaB/EbfC family nucleoid-associated protein: MMGASDLRNLMKEAQRLQAEVAENQKKLAAAEVEATAGGGVVKAVVTGHGDLLRVEISPEVARPEDVDLLADLIVAAVREAQAKAKELAHQTMAPLARLLPPGFGP; encoded by the coding sequence ATGATGGGAGCAAGTGATCTGCGGAACCTGATGAAGGAAGCGCAGCGGTTGCAGGCCGAGGTCGCGGAGAACCAGAAGAAGCTCGCCGCGGCGGAGGTCGAGGCGACCGCGGGCGGTGGCGTGGTCAAGGCCGTGGTCACCGGACATGGGGACCTCCTGAGGGTCGAGATCTCCCCCGAGGTAGCGCGCCCCGAGGACGTGGACCTCCTGGCTGACCTCATCGTCGCGGCGGTGCGCGAGGCCCAGGCGAAAGCGAAGGAACTGGCCCACCAGACGATGGCCCCCCTGGCGCGGCTCCTCCCCCCCGGGTTCGGTCCATGA
- the recR gene encoding recombination mediator RecR, whose product MSEPLEELLGALSRLPGIGRRSAERIAFFLLAKPGEGKRLAEALAGLDRIGRCPQCGNFASDGLCSICRDPKRDGATLCVVARPWEIPHLERTGEYRGRYHVLGGLVSPSQDIGPEDLAVAGLVERVKAEGVREVILALEPKLEGDLTAMHLLRVLKPLGIAVSQLAHGIPVGRDLESADELTLGRALKGRTPL is encoded by the coding sequence ATGAGCGAGCCCCTCGAGGAGCTCCTCGGGGCCCTGTCCCGCCTCCCGGGGATCGGCCGCCGCTCGGCGGAGAGGATCGCGTTCTTCCTCCTCGCCAAGCCGGGGGAGGGGAAGCGGCTTGCGGAGGCCCTCGCCGGGCTCGATCGGATCGGGCGCTGCCCCCAGTGTGGGAACTTCGCGAGCGACGGCCTCTGCTCGATCTGCCGGGATCCGAAGCGCGACGGGGCCACGCTCTGCGTCGTCGCCCGCCCATGGGAGATCCCCCACCTCGAGCGCACCGGGGAGTACCGTGGCCGGTACCACGTGCTGGGCGGGCTCGTTTCTCCCAGCCAGGACATCGGCCCCGAGGACCTCGCCGTGGCGGGCCTCGTGGAGCGGGTGAAGGCAGAGGGCGTGCGGGAGGTGATCCTCGCCCTTGAGCCCAAGCTGGAAGGCGACCTCACCGCGATGCATCTCCTGCGGGTCCTCAAGCCGCTGGGGATCGCGGTGTCGCAGCTTGCCCACGGGATCCCAGTGGGGCGGGATCTCGAATCGGCCGACGAGCTCACCCTCGGCCGTGCCCTCAAGGGCCGCACCCCTCTCTAG
- a CDS encoding DMT family transporter has translation MATLALLLTSAVWGWTFVLVKDALQEVGPLWFLALRFSLATLLALPFLVGRREARSGNNWRWGGILGLALCGGYLLQTWGLLYTTAQKSGLITGLSVVLVPVVGWAFGRRPSGRTWGGVALAAVGLALLTLGGGSLAGGTWTGDGLTALCAVAFAVHLVLLDRYAKAGDPRTLLAPQLGLVALLSLAGAGWHGEIAFAFSSQVWVAVGVTSALATTGAFALVLWAGQRTSAARMATVLAMEPVFAALGGWLLRGEMLHPVQGVGAALVMAGILSQRS, from the coding sequence ATGGCAACGTTGGCCCTCCTCCTCACCAGCGCGGTGTGGGGGTGGACGTTCGTCCTGGTGAAGGATGCCCTCCAGGAGGTCGGTCCGTTGTGGTTCCTCGCCCTGCGGTTCAGCCTGGCGACGCTTCTCGCCCTTCCGTTCCTCGTTGGACGGCGAGAAGCTCGCTCTGGGAACAACTGGCGCTGGGGAGGGATCCTCGGGCTCGCCCTGTGTGGGGGGTACCTCCTCCAGACGTGGGGGCTCCTCTACACCACCGCCCAGAAGTCGGGCCTCATTACAGGGCTGTCCGTGGTCCTCGTCCCGGTGGTGGGGTGGGCGTTCGGGCGCCGGCCGAGCGGGAGGACGTGGGGAGGGGTCGCCCTGGCCGCGGTTGGGCTGGCCCTCCTCACCCTCGGCGGAGGGTCGCTCGCGGGGGGGACGTGGACTGGCGATGGCCTGACGGCCCTGTGCGCCGTCGCGTTCGCGGTGCACCTCGTCCTCCTCGACCGGTACGCCAAGGCCGGCGATCCCCGGACCCTCCTCGCCCCGCAGCTCGGCCTCGTTGCCCTCCTCTCCCTCGCCGGGGCGGGGTGGCACGGGGAGATCGCGTTCGCGTTCTCATCGCAGGTGTGGGTTGCGGTGGGGGTGACCTCCGCGCTGGCCACGACCGGGGCGTTCGCCCTCGTCCTCTGGGCGGGGCAGCGGACGTCGGCCGCGCGGATGGCGACCGTGCTCGCCATGGAGCCCGTGTTCGCCGCGCTCGGTGGGTGGTTGCTCCGCGGCGAAATGCTTCATCCCGTCCAGGGGGTGGGGGCAGCCCTGGTGATGGCCGGGATCCTGTCCCAGCGTTCCTGA
- the ychF gene encoding redox-regulated ATPase YchF has protein sequence MSRSFGLVGLPNAGKSTIFNALTLAGARVEAYPFCTIEPHHGVASVPDERLDRLHALFPGKKKVPTTIEVVDIAGLVEGASQGEGLGNQFLAEIRGVEAILHVVRCFPDPDIAHPMGELDVRRDIQVVEGELLAKDRETLERRRERTAKAARTGDKPAQEEVALLDRLLDAVRDGKAIRTLRFSAQEMPLLRELAPLTSKPVLFVANVDDAGENDLSRAVAEVARESGAGWIIVRGKLEAELGEACPEEGERQAFLQEYGLTESALVRLVREAYRLLAVITFYTVEGPEVRAWTVPAGTKAPDAGAAIHTDFRDRFVLAEVMPLADLLAAGSERALREAGRVHRAGRDYTVQDGDVIHFISA, from the coding sequence GTGAGCCGGAGCTTCGGCCTGGTGGGGCTCCCCAACGCGGGGAAGTCCACGATCTTCAACGCCCTCACCCTGGCCGGGGCGCGGGTCGAGGCCTACCCGTTCTGCACGATCGAGCCCCACCACGGGGTCGCCTCCGTCCCCGACGAGCGGCTGGACCGCCTCCATGCCCTGTTCCCCGGGAAGAAGAAGGTCCCGACGACGATCGAGGTGGTGGACATCGCCGGCCTGGTGGAGGGGGCATCGCAGGGGGAGGGATTGGGGAATCAGTTCCTCGCCGAGATCCGGGGGGTGGAGGCGATCCTCCACGTCGTGCGCTGTTTCCCGGACCCGGACATCGCCCACCCCATGGGGGAGCTCGATGTGCGCCGCGACATCCAGGTCGTGGAAGGGGAGCTCCTCGCCAAGGACCGGGAGACCCTCGAGCGGCGGCGGGAGCGGACGGCGAAGGCCGCCCGCACCGGGGATAAGCCTGCGCAGGAGGAGGTCGCCCTGCTGGATCGTCTCCTGGATGCCGTGCGTGACGGGAAGGCGATCCGCACGCTTCGCTTCTCCGCCCAGGAGATGCCCCTCCTCCGCGAGCTGGCGCCCCTCACCTCAAAGCCCGTCCTGTTCGTGGCCAACGTGGATGACGCCGGCGAAAACGACCTGTCGCGGGCGGTGGCGGAGGTCGCCCGCGAGAGCGGGGCGGGGTGGATCATCGTGCGGGGGAAGCTCGAGGCCGAACTCGGGGAGGCGTGCCCCGAGGAAGGGGAGCGGCAGGCGTTCCTCCAGGAATACGGCCTCACCGAGTCGGCCCTCGTCCGCCTCGTACGCGAGGCGTACCGGCTCCTCGCCGTGATCACGTTCTACACAGTGGAGGGGCCTGAGGTGCGGGCGTGGACGGTCCCTGCTGGGACGAAGGCCCCCGACGCGGGGGCGGCGATCCACACCGACTTCCGCGACCGGTTCGTCTTGGCGGAGGTCATGCCCCTGGCGGACCTCCTCGCCGCGGGCTCCGAGCGGGCGCTCCGCGAGGCGGGCCGGGTCCACCGCGCTGGCCGCGACTACACAGTCCAGGACGGCGACGTCATCCATTTCATCTCCGCCTAA
- the sucD gene encoding succinate--CoA ligase subunit alpha, translating to MAILVDADTKVLVQGITGSEGAFHTRQMVAYGTKVVAGVTPGKGGTSLDGIPVYDAVAEAVEAERVDASVLFVPAAFAPEALLEGAAAGIPLLVCITEGIPLHAMLPTYHLLRAYPVRLIGPNCPGVISPGQAKMGVIPPAAFIPGPVGIVSRSGTLTYEIAHHLSQAGIGQSTVVGIGGDPIIGSSFVDLLPLFEDDPETEAVVLMGEIGGGAEDEAARWWAENGTKPLVAYIAGFSAPPGKRMGHAGAIVTGGDDTAQAKADRLEKAGIPVARTPTEVARLVQEALR from the coding sequence GTGGCGATCCTTGTTGACGCGGACACGAAGGTGCTTGTCCAGGGCATCACCGGAAGCGAGGGGGCGTTCCACACCCGGCAGATGGTGGCGTACGGGACGAAGGTCGTGGCTGGGGTCACCCCCGGCAAGGGGGGGACGTCCCTCGACGGGATCCCGGTGTACGACGCGGTGGCCGAGGCAGTGGAGGCCGAGCGGGTTGATGCCTCGGTCCTGTTCGTCCCAGCCGCGTTCGCCCCGGAGGCCTTGCTCGAAGGGGCGGCCGCGGGGATCCCTCTCCTCGTATGCATCACGGAGGGGATCCCGCTCCACGCCATGCTCCCCACCTACCACCTCCTCCGCGCCTACCCGGTCCGGTTGATCGGCCCCAACTGTCCCGGGGTGATCTCCCCCGGCCAGGCCAAGATGGGCGTCATCCCGCCCGCCGCGTTCATCCCCGGACCGGTGGGGATCGTGTCCCGCTCGGGGACCCTCACCTACGAGATCGCCCACCACCTTTCCCAGGCCGGGATCGGGCAGTCCACGGTGGTCGGGATCGGGGGCGACCCGATCATCGGGAGCTCGTTCGTGGACCTCCTCCCCCTGTTCGAGGACGATCCCGAGACGGAGGCGGTCGTCCTCATGGGGGAGATCGGAGGGGGGGCGGAGGATGAGGCAGCGCGGTGGTGGGCGGAGAACGGGACGAAGCCCCTCGTCGCCTACATCGCCGGCTTCTCGGCCCCGCCGGGGAAGCGGATGGGCCACGCCGGGGCGATCGTGACCGGCGGAGACGATACCGCCCAGGCAAAGGCGGACCGGCTGGAGAAAGCGGGGATTCCCGTCGCCCGCACCCCGACCGAGGTCGCCCGCCTCGTCCAGGAGGCCCTTCGGTGA
- a CDS encoding ABC transporter permease, with translation MIQYLIRRLLWAIPVLLAIMVVTFFLARAIPGGPFDFAGEKQLPESVRKNLERKYGLDRPMYVQLGKWIWDGIRFDFGPSYASRSQTVNDILKRTFPISFQLGFLALLFALLIGIPLGTIAAVKQNSPIDYGATFLAILGVSMPTMMTGPLLMWVFAIILGWLPTARWGTDYTQLYLGFFPNIFSGKFWLHAILPAVTLGLAYSASIARLTRASLLQVIREDYIKTAYAKGLPARRTIIVHGLRNSLIPVATVLGPMFAGIVTGSLVVEQIFGIAGMGKYFVTAITNRDYPMIMGSVLVYSVLLVAANIVVDVSYAWLDPRIRYD, from the coding sequence ATGATCCAGTACCTCATACGGCGGCTGCTGTGGGCGATCCCAGTTCTCCTGGCGATCATGGTGGTCACGTTCTTCCTCGCCCGCGCCATCCCCGGAGGTCCGTTCGATTTTGCTGGTGAAAAACAGCTTCCTGAGTCGGTCCGCAAGAATCTGGAACGGAAGTACGGCCTGGACCGGCCGATGTACGTGCAGCTCGGGAAGTGGATCTGGGATGGGATCCGGTTCGACTTTGGCCCATCCTACGCTTCGAGATCCCAGACCGTGAACGACATCCTCAAGCGCACGTTCCCGATCTCCTTCCAGCTCGGTTTTCTCGCCCTGCTTTTCGCTTTGCTTATTGGGATCCCTCTCGGGACGATCGCGGCCGTGAAGCAGAACTCGCCCATCGACTATGGGGCGACCTTCCTGGCCATCCTCGGGGTGTCCATGCCCACCATGATGACCGGCCCGCTCTTGATGTGGGTATTCGCCATCATCCTGGGCTGGCTGCCGACGGCGCGGTGGGGGACGGACTACACGCAACTGTACCTTGGGTTCTTCCCCAACATCTTCTCAGGGAAGTTCTGGCTCCATGCGATCCTTCCTGCGGTCACCCTTGGGCTGGCGTACTCCGCATCCATCGCCCGCCTCACCCGGGCGAGCCTCCTCCAGGTCATCCGCGAGGACTACATCAAGACGGCCTACGCGAAGGGCCTCCCGGCACGGCGTACGATCATCGTCCATGGCCTGCGGAACAGCCTGATCCCCGTCGCGACCGTGCTCGGCCCGATGTTCGCCGGCATCGTGACCGGGAGCTTGGTCGTTGAACAGATCTTCGGCATCGCGGGCATGGGGAAGTACTTCGTGACGGCTATCACCAACCGCGACTACCCGATGATCATGGGGTCAGTCCTCGTCTATTCGGTGCTCCTTGTCGCTGCCAACATCGTTGTGGACGTGAGCTACGCCTGGCTCGATCCTCGCATTCGGTACGACTGA
- a CDS encoding ABC transporter permease produces MRGRSPLQDAFHRLLKHRAGTLGGIFIILVILVALFVDTTIPAAIFGGEVKPLIAPKHFAEVSFFERDLPPGTPGYLLGTDYLGRDILSRTLYGTRISLSIAIVAALVSLVIGLTYGIISGFAPTRVDNAMMRFVDFLYGFPLIIFVILLQAYFKAVSRRGATGLVGVMVNIDRALGGMFFLFVALGVLNWIGMARLARAQTLSVKQKEYIESARALGAGNLRIVFRHVLPNILGPCIVSETLAIPGYISTEAFLSFIGLGVTPPTPSWGLMISETYAAIRTYPWESLIPGVALALTTLAFNFLGDGLRDAFDPRLRGT; encoded by the coding sequence GTGAGGGGGCGGAGCCCGCTCCAGGACGCGTTCCACCGGTTGCTCAAGCATCGCGCGGGCACGCTGGGGGGGATCTTCATCATCCTCGTCATCCTGGTGGCCTTGTTTGTGGACACGACGATCCCCGCCGCCATCTTCGGCGGGGAGGTGAAGCCCCTGATCGCCCCCAAGCATTTCGCCGAGGTGAGCTTCTTCGAGCGGGATCTCCCGCCCGGAACGCCCGGCTATCTCCTGGGAACGGACTACCTGGGGCGCGACATCCTCAGTCGGACCCTCTATGGGACCCGGATCTCCTTGTCCATCGCCATAGTCGCCGCACTGGTGAGCCTCGTCATCGGGCTCACCTACGGGATCATCTCCGGTTTCGCCCCGACGCGGGTGGACAACGCGATGATGAGGTTTGTTGACTTCCTGTATGGGTTCCCCCTCATCATCTTCGTCATCCTACTCCAGGCTTACTTCAAGGCGGTCAGCCGGAGGGGAGCGACGGGGCTGGTGGGCGTGATGGTCAACATCGACCGCGCGCTCGGGGGGATGTTCTTCCTGTTCGTGGCGCTGGGCGTCCTCAACTGGATCGGCATGGCCCGCCTGGCGCGGGCGCAGACGCTCTCCGTGAAGCAGAAGGAGTACATCGAGTCGGCGCGCGCCCTGGGGGCGGGGAACCTGCGGATCGTGTTCCGCCACGTGCTTCCGAACATCCTTGGGCCGTGCATCGTTTCCGAGACGCTCGCCATCCCGGGGTACATCTCTACCGAAGCGTTCCTCAGCTTCATCGGGCTTGGGGTAACCCCGCCCACGCCGAGCTGGGGGTTGATGATCTCCGAGACCTATGCAGCCATCCGAACGTACCCCTGGGAGTCGTTGATCCCCGGGGTGGCCCTGGCCCTGACCACGCTCGCCTTCAACTTCCTGGGGGACGGGCTCCGCGATGCGTTTGACCCCAGGTTGAGGGGGACGTAG
- a CDS encoding peptide ABC transporter substrate-binding protein gives MRLSKLAVVLLVSLVVWPVMGQVIMNRNLGTEPPSADPAVSTDTTSIEIIEHMFLGLVDLDEVTMAPVPELATSWDVSEDGLTWTYHLRNDVYWVRYDTAVGRVLQETTTLPDDAISILKEGERELFVGKGADGSSYVVAQRADASGFFRLVSAYDVEYGVKRTLDPRTASDYSYVLYIVQGGYEANTTDPTSPDFPALMDAIGVKALDAFTVQFTLIAPAGYFGQIASMWIARPQPKWAIDAYGDSWTEPGNIVTNGSYAMKSWIHNDSMVFVRNPYLPDELWGGGNIDEVHCVMIVEESTAFAMYLNNELDTGGVPLPEMDRVKADPVLSKELTIRPFPCTYYYGFITTKAPTNDVRVRKALSMTIDRQTMIDQVTKGDQLPANTFAGGSIFGNAALDPRIAPWALPEKLGGWGYDKALTEAQKLMAEAGYPNGAGLEIILMHNSGEGHARIAQAVQAMWTKAFPEARFTIEVQEWLVYLTTISKETPVENMPNVYRLGWCQDYPDENNWVHEVFNPTYGNNDPRMSPDDPQVGAAVAEFDRLTTLAGRLTDPAERQRLYFEAERLLCDEIVAIAPIYYYTQIALTKPWVTRHWHDTPHWDTWSIDAELRAQMMG, from the coding sequence ATGCGGCTGAGCAAGCTTGCAGTAGTGCTCCTCGTGAGTTTGGTGGTGTGGCCCGTTATGGGCCAAGTGATCATGAACCGGAACCTGGGAACGGAGCCGCCGTCAGCAGACCCGGCGGTCAGCACGGATACGACCTCGATCGAGATCATCGAGCACATGTTCCTCGGGCTCGTGGACCTCGATGAGGTGACGATGGCCCCTGTCCCCGAGCTCGCCACGTCCTGGGACGTCTCGGAGGATGGGTTGACCTGGACGTACCACCTGCGGAACGATGTGTATTGGGTGCGGTACGATACCGCAGTGGGAAGGGTCCTCCAGGAAACAACCACCTTGCCCGATGACGCGATATCGATCCTTAAAGAGGGGGAGCGGGAGCTCTTCGTGGGCAAGGGCGCGGACGGTAGCAGCTACGTCGTTGCGCAGCGCGCAGATGCCAGTGGCTTCTTCCGGCTCGTCTCGGCCTACGACGTGGAGTACGGCGTCAAGCGGACGCTTGATCCGAGGACGGCTTCCGACTACTCCTACGTGCTGTACATCGTCCAGGGGGGCTACGAGGCGAACACGACCGATCCGACTTCCCCGGACTTCCCGGCCCTGATGGACGCAATCGGGGTGAAGGCCCTCGATGCGTTCACGGTGCAGTTCACGCTCATTGCCCCGGCAGGGTACTTCGGGCAGATCGCCTCGATGTGGATCGCCCGCCCTCAGCCGAAGTGGGCCATTGATGCCTACGGCGACTCATGGACCGAGCCAGGGAACATCGTCACGAACGGGTCCTACGCCATGAAGTCCTGGATCCACAACGACAGCATGGTGTTCGTGCGCAACCCGTACCTCCCGGACGAGCTGTGGGGCGGTGGGAACATTGACGAGGTCCATTGTGTGATGATCGTGGAGGAGTCGACGGCGTTCGCGATGTACCTCAACAACGAGCTCGATACGGGCGGCGTCCCGCTTCCGGAGATGGACCGGGTGAAGGCGGACCCCGTGCTCTCGAAGGAGCTCACGATCCGGCCGTTCCCCTGCACGTACTACTACGGGTTCATCACCACCAAGGCGCCGACGAACGATGTGCGGGTGCGGAAGGCCCTCTCGATGACGATCGATCGGCAGACCATGATCGACCAGGTCACGAAGGGCGATCAACTCCCCGCGAATACGTTCGCTGGCGGGTCGATCTTCGGCAATGCCGCCCTCGACCCGCGGATCGCTCCCTGGGCGCTCCCCGAGAAACTCGGCGGTTGGGGCTACGATAAAGCGCTCACCGAGGCCCAGAAGTTGATGGCCGAGGCCGGGTATCCAAATGGAGCAGGCCTCGAGATCATCCTCATGCACAACTCGGGTGAGGGCCACGCCCGAATCGCCCAGGCAGTGCAGGCGATGTGGACGAAGGCCTTCCCGGAGGCGAGGTTCACCATTGAGGTCCAGGAGTGGTTGGTCTACCTGACGACGATCTCCAAGGAGACCCCGGTGGAGAACATGCCCAACGTGTACCGGCTCGGCTGGTGCCAGGACTACCCAGACGAGAACAACTGGGTGCACGAGGTGTTCAACCCGACCTACGGGAACAACGATCCGCGGATGAGCCCGGACGACCCGCAGGTGGGGGCGGCCGTGGCCGAGTTCGATCGGCTGACGACGCTCGCGGGGCGGCTCACCGACCCGGCGGAGCGCCAGAGGCTGTACTTCGAGGCGGAGCGGCTCCTGTGTGACGAGATCGTGGCCATTGCCCCGATCTACTACTACACCCAGATCGCGCTCACGAAGCCCTGGGTCACCCGGCACTGGCATGACACGCCGCACTGGGACACCTGGAGCATCGATGCCGAGCTGAGGGCCCAGATGATGGGCTAG
- a CDS encoding MBL fold metallo-hydrolase RNA specificity domain-containing protein, with protein sequence MELRILDGADSIGGTKVFLHTGASRLLLDFGINYKRFGLYFEEYLKPRSSQGLADLWQLGLIPPCPDLYRPDLWVEGFAPAGDDLAVELILLSHPHMDHCGLLGVVRPEIPVGASPRGWAVLKAIQDAGKSEFYAETAYVVPRVPQSRRALTAAGVKERPAQGREIRFIGGEAGPELREFLSSSPSPSGRGLEPAGIHGFAGRVGGYEVRAFPVDHSVPGALAYAVETDRGWVVYTGDLRRHGTEGETTRRFIEEARALRPALLLSEGTRAGRAEGECTTEEQVQARAHDIVVRGKGRLVLADFSPRHVERLTAFLAIAAATDRRLAILAKDMYLLEALARCGGMEGVVGSPHLVVYDDVVVKPDIWNRDLRERHRARLVGPDEVRADPGGFLLAFSFWDLKNLLDIRPTGGVYIYSSSEAYGEEQAIDMHRLWNWLQLFGFEVHGFAVDGHGELSFGGGLHASGHASGEELLAMAREIRPRILVPLHTERPDLFVTGLRGEPIEVRLIPNGGSLSL encoded by the coding sequence GTGGAGCTCAGGATCCTCGATGGAGCGGACTCGATCGGAGGGACGAAGGTCTTCCTCCACACCGGCGCGAGCCGGCTCCTCCTCGATTTCGGGATCAACTACAAGCGGTTCGGGCTGTACTTCGAGGAGTACCTCAAGCCGCGGAGCTCCCAGGGCTTGGCCGACCTGTGGCAGCTCGGGCTCATTCCCCCCTGCCCCGACCTCTACCGGCCCGATCTCTGGGTGGAGGGGTTCGCCCCGGCGGGAGACGACCTCGCCGTGGAGCTCATCCTCCTTTCCCATCCCCACATGGATCACTGTGGCCTCCTCGGCGTGGTACGGCCGGAGATCCCAGTGGGTGCCTCCCCGCGGGGGTGGGCTGTTCTGAAGGCGATCCAGGACGCGGGCAAGTCCGAGTTCTATGCCGAGACGGCGTACGTCGTGCCCCGCGTGCCCCAGAGCAGGCGCGCCCTCACCGCCGCGGGGGTCAAGGAACGGCCTGCTCAGGGGCGGGAGATCCGATTCATCGGAGGTGAGGCCGGCCCCGAGCTGCGGGAGTTCCTCTCCTCCTCGCCGAGCCCGAGCGGCCGCGGCCTCGAACCGGCCGGGATCCACGGGTTCGCGGGCCGGGTGGGAGGGTATGAAGTGCGGGCGTTCCCCGTCGATCACTCCGTCCCGGGCGCCCTCGCCTACGCCGTGGAGACCGACCGAGGCTGGGTCGTGTACACCGGCGACCTCCGCCGGCACGGCACCGAGGGGGAGACGACGCGGCGGTTCATCGAGGAGGCGCGGGCCCTGCGCCCCGCCCTCCTCCTCAGCGAGGGGACGCGGGCCGGCCGGGCAGAGGGGGAGTGCACGACCGAGGAACAGGTCCAGGCGCGAGCTCACGACATCGTCGTCCGGGGCAAGGGACGGCTCGTCCTCGCCGACTTCAGCCCCCGTCACGTGGAGAGGCTCACAGCCTTCCTCGCTATCGCCGCAGCGACCGATCGGCGGCTGGCGATCCTCGCCAAGGACATGTACCTCCTCGAGGCCCTCGCCCGGTGCGGGGGGATGGAGGGCGTGGTGGGCTCCCCGCACCTCGTCGTGTACGATGACGTTGTGGTCAAGCCCGACATCTGGAACCGGGACCTCCGCGAGCGGCACCGCGCCCGCCTCGTGGGGCCCGACGAGGTGCGGGCCGATCCGGGCGGGTTCCTCCTCGCGTTCAGCTTTTGGGATCTGAAGAATCTCCTCGACATCCGGCCCACGGGCGGGGTGTACATCTACTCGTCGAGCGAAGCGTATGGGGAGGAGCAGGCGATCGATATGCACCGGCTTTGGAACTGGCTCCAGCTCTTCGGGTTCGAGGTCCACGGGTTCGCGGTGGACGGGCACGGGGAGCTTTCGTTCGGCGGGGGGCTCCACGCCTCCGGCCACGCCAGTGGGGAGGAGCTCCTGGCGATGGCCCGCGAGATTCGGCCGCGGATCTTGGTGCCCCTCCACACCGAACGGCCGGACCTGTTCGTCACGGGCCTGCGGGGGGAGCCGATCGAGGTCCGCCTCATCCCCAATGGCGGCTCCCTTTCGCTTTAG
- the floA gene encoding flotillin-like protein FloA (flotillin-like protein involved in membrane lipid rafts) — protein sequence MTLWIVLGALALLFLWLFFYFVPVGLWVSALAAGVPVGPMTFIGMRLRKVNPHRVIMPMIAAWKAGIKLTTSDLEAHYLAGGNVERVVRALISADKAGIALGFQRAAAIDLAGRDVYDAVAMSVNPRVIETPKVAAVAKDGIELLAIAKITVRANIERLVGGATEATVIARVGEGIVSAIGSANSHKEVLENPDSISKLVLSKGLDAGTAFELLSIDIADVDVGRNIGAELQTAQAEADLKVARAKAEERRAMAIAREQEMLALVQERRAAVVEAEAEIPRAIAEAFRKGQLGIMDYYRLRNIQADTAMREGIAKPEERPRGHEEPPAGGKR from the coding sequence ATGACATTGTGGATCGTCCTGGGAGCGTTGGCGCTCCTTTTCCTGTGGCTGTTCTTCTACTTCGTCCCCGTGGGCCTGTGGGTCTCTGCGCTCGCGGCGGGCGTCCCCGTGGGTCCGATGACGTTCATCGGGATGCGCCTACGGAAGGTGAACCCCCATCGCGTGATCATGCCCATGATCGCGGCGTGGAAGGCGGGGATCAAGCTCACCACCTCCGACCTCGAGGCCCACTACCTCGCGGGGGGGAACGTGGAACGGGTGGTGCGGGCGCTCATCTCCGCCGACAAGGCTGGGATCGCCCTGGGGTTCCAGCGGGCGGCGGCGATCGACCTCGCTGGCCGCGATGTGTACGACGCGGTGGCGATGAGCGTGAACCCACGCGTGATCGAGACCCCAAAGGTGGCAGCGGTGGCCAAGGACGGGATCGAGCTCCTCGCCATCGCCAAGATCACGGTGCGGGCGAACATCGAGCGCCTCGTGGGTGGCGCCACCGAGGCGACCGTGATCGCCCGCGTCGGAGAGGGGATCGTATCCGCGATCGGGTCCGCCAACTCCCACAAGGAAGTCCTGGAGAACCCGGATTCGATCTCCAAGCTCGTCCTGTCCAAGGGCCTCGACGCCGGCACCGCGTTCGAGCTCCTGTCGATCGACATCGCTGACGTGGACGTGGGCCGCAACATCGGGGCCGAGCTCCAGACCGCCCAGGCCGAGGCCGACCTCAAGGTGGCGCGGGCAAAGGCCGAAGAGAGGCGGGCGATGGCCATCGCCCGGGAGCAGGAGATGCTGGCGCTCGTTCAGGAAAGGAGGGCGGCGGTGGTGGAGGCTGAGGCGGAGATCCCGCGCGCGATCGCGGAGGCGTTCCGCAAGGGCCAGCTCGGGATCATGGATTACTACCGGCTGCGGAACATCCAGGCCGACACCGCGATGCGCGAGGGGATCGCCAAGCCCGAAGAGCGGCCGCGCGGCCATGAGGAGCCTCCGGCGGGGGGGAAGCGGTGA